The sequence CTCTTGCAGCAATGCAGAACTTTTCACTTCCTGGTAACCTACTTCTGCAAATCCCCAGATCTTTTGCTCTATGGTTGTATACGCAGGTGCCTGCGCATCCAATGCTGCAATGATCGCCGTTTTATCTTTATTTGCTTTCTGTGCATAGACAAAGGCAGGTGCACAACAAAGCAGGGACAATATTACTTTCTTCATTATTTATACAATTGGTTGAATAGTAACTTAAAGGTGCTATGTGATTGTCCACGGAATGTGATCTCAGGACCAAAGGCATACAATTTACCACTGCCTACAGGTGCTACGAATGCAGCCACACCGTCTTTCAGGTAACTCTGTCCCCATGCCCATCCACTGTGTAAAGGAGTGGCAGTAGAATACCACATCAGCTTCTTTACATCACCACTGATGTTGAACACAGGACTACGATCAAAATACACATCTGTCTTTGCATGCATACCGGCATTTTCGGCAGCCGTAGTATCTACATCTGCAATCAATAAGCTACCCGGTATATATAGTTTACTACCAGTTAATGTCTTATTCGTTTTAGGATCGATGAGTGCATTTTTCACAGGCAGTTTTAAATGATAGGCCAGATTCGTGCTGGTGCCAATCGTAACAATATTACCACCCGCTTCCAGGAATTTCTTCAACTGAGGAACAGAAGTATCTGCAGTGATACGACCTAACCATGGTTTGAATTCAGCAGACAACTCTTCTGCCTTAGGCAACTTGCCAAACCAGTAACTATCTCTCTTTGGTTTGCCTGTATCAGGAATAGCCCCAGTGGCAAATAAGATGATATCATATTTCTTACGCAGGTCCCCTTTGTCAATTTCCTGTGAATAAATCATGGTACACTTATAATGATATTGCTCCATCAGCCATTGCATCCAACCGGCAGGAATAGAACCACCATAAGTATTCCAGATGGCAATCCGTGCAGGCGCTACAGCCTTTAATCCCGTAGGCGCCACATCAGCAGCAGTGACGGTTATACCCAGTTCGGTAGTCGCTTTTGTTAATATCTCTGTTGCTTTTGAAGAAACAGGTACATAGAACATACCTGAAGATATACGGGATACTTTTACACCTGCATTCAGCAGATCATTCACGGCAATGAATACATTATTGCCGGACGGGCTCAGGTAATATCCTTTTTTCCCAACAGGTAATGTCTTTGATGCCGGTGATTCTATCTGTCCATAAGGCAATTGTGCCAATGGCACATTTATTGCATCCAGTACCCGATCGAATTTCACCCCCATCTGGAAAGCCAGTGTCCAACCCGCTGCATCATAAGGTCTGATAGGAGGACCTCCCGGATACTGAAAATCATTCGGGTGATCCTGTGGTTCAAACATGTCTAATACATGCGGACGAAATGCCTGTGCTGCTTTTACTACATAAGAACCCGCAGGATATTGCTTACCTGCTATAGTAAAATCAGCAGTTGCTTTGTGAATAGTCACACCTGCCCGACTCAGTGCATTGATGAACTTCACCGCTGTTGGAAAATCTTCCTGATCTGCAGGAATGATATAAGCCCTCGCATCCCTGTATATGGGATTTTTAAAATAAGCATCAAAGAAGTTATTCTTTATAGTATCTTCTTTTCCAAGTGAAAGATCTCCACCACCTTCTTCTTTTTTAGCGGTATCTTTTTTAGTGGTATCTTTTTTAGATGCCGCCAACTTAATACTATCTACCAGGCGTGGATAGAACGTCCAGTGATCTTCGTTCCCTCTGTCAATCGCATTCTTACCCATATGATAGATGTTGTACAACAACGTACTCCTATATTTCGCAGCATAATCCAATACCGCATAGTTCAGCGAAACGGAATAATCTATTGACTGACGGAAATGCCATTCCTGTGGCACCACCGGATTAGGTGTCGCACCATTTGGAATCAACCTGTCCGGCGCCAATGGCACAGTCTCAGGTGTAGGCCCCCCAATGATCTCCGTCAGCAAACCCACCATGTTATGAAAGTAGGGTGCTGTACGCAACCCACCATTCCACCATGTGGAAAACTGAGATCCTCCCCGTTGTGTATACCCCGGTTTATTCTCTACATTCAAACGGTTATTCATAGCCGCACCCACTGCATCTATACTAGTTACTATGAGCGGATCAAATACATAATTGAAAGGATCACGATACGGAGGTCCTGCCAGTACAGAACCTGCAGGTCCACGCTGGTGATGGTTGTACATGATCTGCGGTATCCATTCTACGAACAGTTGTCTGCTGATGTTCTGGCTCTCTTTCATATTCATCATATAAAAGTCACGGTTGTTATCATGGCCTACATACTTCTCATACAACCTTGGAATGTTCATGGCCCGCTTCTTTGGATCTTCCGTTCGCATATACCAGTTGGCTACCAGCTCCTGTCCATCAGGGTTGGCGTGCGTAAAGAGGATGATCACATTTTGCAGGATGTTCATTGTTTCCTCATCTGTACGCGACACTAACTGGTACATACTTTCTATGAGCTGATGAGAACCGACTACTTCCGTAGCATGTAAACCACCATCAATCCATACCACCGCTTTACCTGTTGCAGCCAGTGCGTGTGCCTGATCATCGGTAAGACCTTCGGCATGTGCCAGTTGCTGGGAAATAGTTTTGTACTTTTCCAGTTGCTGGATGTTTTCAGGTGCAGAGACAATGAGCATGTACTGGTGCCGGCCCTCTTCTGTGAGACCAATGTCTACCAGTTTCGTTCTGTTGCTGGCTGATAGTTTTTTGAAATAAGCTTCCGTTTGTGTGTAGTTGGCCAGTTGGTAATCATCTCCGATATTGAATCCAAAATGTTCTTTCGGAGAAGGGATCTGCTGTTGTGCCCATGCTGTGGTCGTTGAGAGCGTGAGCACCATCAGCATGCCGTAGAATGTTCTAGTCATAAGCCTTTGTTATTTTGCTATACCGGCTTCCGCCAATAAGATCAATAGAGCCTGCTGGATGCCCTTATATCCTTTATCATTCACCCACCATTCAGGGAGTGCATGTGCATTGCCGCCTATACCACCGGAACCAATGGTAATGGCGGGTACGCCTTTGGATATAGGAATATTGGAATTCGTAGAACCTACCCTCAGTGAAGGTGTGTCTCCCATATAAGTTACGACGGCCATCATGTGCTGTATCAATAGCTGTGTAGTATCACCCACACCTGATGGACGATCGCCGATCAGTTTCATGTCGACGGTGAGATCGACACCTGATTTCTTCATTTTATTCTCTTCTGCCAGTGCGCGGGCCACGGCTGCGTGCAATAATTTATCACAGTTATCCACACGTTCCGGACTTTCTGATCGCATATCCACCTCCATCCATGATTCAAATGGAATAGAGTTCACCGATGTACCACCACCTATCACACCTACATTGTAAGTAAGTCGTAAACCGGGTGCCTGTGTGAGTGAATCAGCAGCTACACACCAGTAGGCAATGGCACGACCCAGTGCATTGTGTGGGTTACCCAACCCAAAAGAACCGGAGGAATGACCACCCGGACCTTTGAAAGTAACACGATACCGATGCGAGCCTAAACCTCTGTGTGTAATGCTTTCGCTATTCCAGCCATCTATGGCGATGTAACTATCTATCTTTCCGGGACCTTTGTCGCTGAACAGGTTCTTTACACCTCTCAGATCACCCTGTCCTTCTTCACCCACAGTGCCGATGAATAGCACATTGGCACTGGTTTCAATACCCGTCTTTTCCATAGCGGTCAATACCGTCAGTACAACGGACAATGCCCTTGTATCATCAGCAATACCCGGTGCTGCCAGCGTATCGCCCCTATGTTTGACTTTAGTATCGGTGCCTTCAGGGAATACGGTATCCATATGGCCTTCGAGTACCACCGTCTTCTTACCATCTTTGCCTTTGCGCAGTGCAATTACATTCCCCACATTATCTATCCACACACTATCCGCACCCGCTGCTTTCAGCATAGAGGCATATTGCTTCGCCCTCACCTCCTCCTGGTAGGGAGGTGCAGGTATTTCTGTCAGTAAGATGTGATTAGCCATCGTCTGTGGTTCCATCTCCACAATCGTCTGAAAGGCTTTTTTCACCGATGGTTTCTCTGCAAGCGATTTGATTTCGGTTACGTATTTCTTATCTGCCACGCCTTTGCGGTCCTGTGCATACATACTCATCACCGTATGCAACAGTGCAGCTGTCAATATTATTTTTCTCATTACTTACTGGTTTTTAAATCTTACTCCAACCCGACAGTCACCCGGTTCGCCACGGGATTCATCACAGATATTATTATAGAAGGTGACCACCCTCCTGCCATCGGACAGGTTTACAATGAATTTGAAAAGAAAATAATCGTTGACAGCCACTGCACTAAGGTCAACATTATTTAGTGCTGCTAATTCCGCTGCTGTGAAGTTAAAAGTTTTTGGGAATTCTGTAACAGTTTCGTACAAATGGTCATTCGTACCTACGATACTGGGCAGCGGAAACTGTGCTATATTGGTATATTGGTTACCTGGCGAAGAGATCACCAAAGGATAAGCGGGCACACTACTCTCTGCTTTGTTGTAACTGTTGTATACTTCAATAGAAGTGACCGTTACCTTATTGAACCCTGCCCATTCCAAAGTAAATGAAAACTGCTGCGTTGCCAGGTCAGCATCCTTCTTGTTGAAGAAAACGACCTTCCCTGCCTGACGGGTAGCCAATGCAGATTTGGTGGTATCTATGGTTACAATCGGCACCCCCGTATATTGATAATCTTCCCACTCATAGTGTGCTTTCTTACAGGCACCCACACAGATCATTAGTATTGAAAGAATGAATATTGGCTTCATAAATAATAATTTGGTTGATAAGTATCTTATTTATCCCAGAACACCGGCGTAATTTGCTGCGCCACCTGCAGACTGCTCACATCATCCCCCAGACTGGTGTTGGCACTCAGCTCTGTTTGTGAATAATACAGCCGCAGCGGGAAAGTATTGAGTGGCGACAATGGCGTGCGCAATACAGGTAATGCTGTTCTGCGGTAATCATTATATGTCTCCATGCCATTGCCATAAGTCGCTATGTATTTTTGTGTCATCACCAGCGATAACTTACCCGCATCATCCGCAGCATCATAGGCTGCTAATTGCTTGTTCACATAACCTGTGATGGTTGCGGTTGACATCGTTACGCCTCCTCTTGTAGAGCTGAAGGTGCTCACACTATTCAGATTTGCCGTGATACCATCTGCAAAATTCTGACGGGCATCATCACCTGTACCCAGCGTGAGTGAAGCTTCTGCACGGATAAATTTCACCATGGCATTTGTAATCAATGGTATGATACCTGATCCTGTACCATCTGTAGAAGCCACCACTTTTACACTACCTGTAGCATCGGTATTGGTCAGGTACACATTCGTTGATGGAAGATTATTGATAGGAGTCGCATCGTACAAACCACCAGCCGGATAGATCCCAAATGTAGAACGACGATTCAGATCCGCAGGTGCAGCCGTACCATCACCAGGATTACGCCCGTAATACCCATTGCTGTTTGTAGAGTTATTCAACCCAGCAGTAGCATTTTGCCTGAAGATAAAATAACGCAACCTTGGATCATCGTTATTAAATAGCAGGTCAATAAACGCCTGGTTCATATAAAACGTCTTGCTGGATTGATACTCTGAACGATGCCATGGATGCCTGTTGTTCGGGTTCTGCAAAGGACCGAACTTGAATGTATAATCCAGGGTATTGCTATTGATCAAAGTAGAATCTGTCACCAACGCCTTGATAGCAGTGGCAGAACGGGTAGCATCCACTAACCTGATCTGATTGTACAATTTCAATTGCAGAGAGTGCGCCATCGCCAGCCAGGAAGTCTTTGTTCCACTGTACATCATATCTGCTGATGCAGGTACCAGTGTAGTAGTGGTCACTTTATTCGCATCGGCAATCGCATCCTGTATCAGCGTGAGTACGCTTTCATAAATATCGGCTCCCTTATCAAATGCAGGACTTACATTGGTTTGTCCATTCTCTGCTTCGGAGTAAGGAATATCTCCCCACATATCCACCATCAGACTCACCAGATAAGCCTTTTCAAGCTTCGCAATAGCTACATATCCCCAGTCGTTTTCCGTTGTTCCACTAGTAATGATCGCTTCCAGGTCATTCAACGTCTGGCTGTAAAAACCATCCCATGGCTCATCAAAACTGGTGCCCTGCTGTTGGTAACGGCCCAGATCTGAAGAGAAGACAGTATGTTGTATAAACGTTTCCGTACCACTATTCAGCTCATACATGTTGGCTGCCATCGACACTTCGGTAGACGGTAGCAACAGGGAGCGCTGTGCAGTGGTCGGGTTATTCGGGTCTGTATTGATATCTACAAACTTCTTACAGGAACAAAGCCCTGCTATGAGAAAAGTATATAAAAGCGTTTTTGACTGCATAATCATACAATTAGAATGAGCACCTTAAATTGACACCAAATCTTTTAGTAGTAGGAACTGAGAGGTTATCATACCCCTGTGAGTTACCTACACCCAAAGAACTTACCTCAGGATCGAAATTGCTGTACTTAGGGAAGTTAGGCGCATTGTACCACAGGTTACGACCTGTTACTGAAATGCTGGCAGAGCCGAAAGGTGTTTTACCCAGGAAGCTCTTAGGCAGTTCATATGCAAGCCCTATTTCTCTTAATCTGAACACCGTCGCATCAAAGATGGAACCTTCCATCACACCACCAGGCCCCATACCACCGTTAAAGAAGTGGTCTTCGTAAGACATGGCCACATTGTTTTTGATCTTATTCCCATTCTCATCCCGCAGGGCGGTGAGGGTATTTGCATCACCCAGTACCCCCGGTGATACTAGCTGGAATTCACGCTTCTCTGTATCACGTGTCACACCACGCGACATCATCTGACCCACCGTATTGGAGTACATCTGTCCTCCCTGTTTCCAGTCGAACTGAATATTCAGCGAGATGTTTTTAAAGCGGAAGGTGTTCGTAATCCCCACGATGAAATCAGGATTCGGATTACCAATAGCTTTCAGTGCACCAGATACCAATGGTTTACCTGTACTAGGATCTATCAGTATATTGTTCTCATCATCACGTGCATAAGCTGTACCCTGTATCAAACCATATGGATTACCTACTATGTGCACACTGCTTGTACCACTCGTACCACCATAACTGAACTTCTCATAACCACCCAGGTCTTTGATCATATTCCTGTTACGGGTAAAGTTGGCATTGATATCCCAGTTGAAACCATTCTTCTTCTGGATCGGCGATGCATTGAAACCAATTTCCACTCCCTTATTAGTCGCCTCACCCAGGTTTAGGATCTGCGTGGTATAACCAGAAGATGGCGCAGCTGTTACTTCAAAGATCTGTGAAGTACTACGCTTGTTGTAGAATGTGAAATCAATACCAATGCGGTTATTGAAGAATTGTAACTCTGTACCCACTTCCAGTTCTGTAATGAACTCTGGCTTCAGGTTCGCATTCGTAAGCAGGTTGGACTGTGTTACAATATTATAAGTACTACCACCAGCAGGTGTGAATGGCAAACCTACATTTGAAGGAGTGGATGCACCACCAAGAATAGCATTGATCTGGTAGAAAGCGGCCGTTTGATAAGGCGAAGCCTCGTTACCTACACGGGTATAACCGGCTCTTACCTTACCAAAGTTCAACACATCTTTAGGTACCTGAAAAGCTTCCGTGAACACCAGTGATCCATTCACACCACCATAAAAGTAACTACGGTTGTTAGCAGGCAGCGTAGAAGAGATATCGTTACGGCCTACAAGATTCAGGGATAAATAGTTCTTATAATCGAAGGTGATATCCGTGAAGAATGCATAATACCTTTGCTTCAGCAGGTTCCTGTTATTCGTAAGTTGTACACCTGTGATGGAACTGGTATTGTTAATATCATGGAGGTCTGCCACGATGATATTATCGCCATAAAATGCTTTCCTGTCAGTAAAACGCTGGTTCACGTTATTACCCAAAATCGCACGAACAGATATATCGGAAGTTACAGAATGAGTGGCTGTTAATAATAAGGTGTTATCCAGTTCCTGTCTGTAGATATTATCAGTAGTGATACTACCTGCGGAGTAAGAAGATGAACCCTTCCCTCTCACGCTCATTCTACGATCAGTATACGCATTGAAACCGATTGTATTTTGAACGTTGAGCCAGGTGAACGGATCGAAACCAACAATCAGGTTACCATAATACCTGTCTACATCACTGGTATTCGGGCTGTGTTTTACAGACCAGTAAGGGTTATCCACACCTGTATAATCATACACATTACTACCATCAATAGGGTTTTCATAGGGATAGCGGGTGAGGTCATAACTTGTAGGCACATACATCAGTGTTGACATGATAGACCCTGTAAGACCACCTACTGGCGGGGTCTTCTGGCGGGTGGTTACATAGTTAATGGAACCACTTGCATAGAATTTATTTTCAAGTTTGATATTACCACCGATATTCACAGAAGTACGTTTGATTTCATTTTCAGGCACCACCCCTTTGTTATCAGTGTTAGAAAAACCAGCTGTAAAGTTGCCTCTTTCTGTACCTGATGAAATAGAAATTGCATTCTCAAATACATTCCCGGTACGGAAAAAGTTCTTCGCATTTTGTGTCGCATAAGAACGGTAAGGCACCTGTATCGGTGTAGTACCATCTGCTTCATAAAACTCAGGAAACACGGCCGAAGTAAACTGCCTGGTTAGCTGATGCGGAATAGTAGAGCGGGTAGGCAACATGCTTTCCACTCCTTCAAAAGGTTGTCCCCAGGAAGCATATACCCCCTGACGATAATCATTATTAGTACCCTGACCATATTTAGTCTGATATTCTGGTAAACCAGCTACCTGTTCAAAAGAATAGCCGGCATTATAAGTGATCTCTGTTCCTTTGCGCGTTTTCTTCTTACCTGCTTTTGTAGTAATGATGATCGCACCATTCGCAGCTCTCGAACCATACAACGCAGCAGCAGCAGCACCTTTCAGCACTGTCATACTTTGTATATTATTCGGATCCAGGTCAAAGGCGCGGTTGGTTACCCCCACACCACCTACCGTAGATGCACCTACACTTGCAAACGTACTGTTATCAAAAGGCACCCCATCTACTACAAAGAGTGGCTGGTTATTTCCATTCAGCGAAGAGTTACCACGAATAGTGATATTGGTACCACCACCCGCTACACCACCTGCTGATTGAATATTCACACCTGCTACTTTACCTTGCAGGGCACGCACCGGATCAGGTTCTGATTTCTGTGCTAACTTATCTGAAGAGACAGTACTTACTGAATACCCCAGGCTGTTCTTTTGACGGGCAATCCCGGCTGCGGTTACCACTACATCATGCAGTTGTTTTACCGCTGCTTTCAGTTGAATTGTACTGGCATCTCCCACAGGTATTTCCATCACATGATACCCGATAGCAGTCACTACCAGTATAGCCCCTGATCTTACTTTCAGTGTGAAAGAGCCATCACCGCCGGAAGTGACACCGTTGTTGGTTCCTTTTTCCACAATGGTAGTACCAGGAAAAGGTTCGCCGTTTTCACTCAACACCTTTCCCCTGATGACGGTATCCGCTGCTATTATTGGAGTTGCGGGAATAACATTTTGTTCACTGCAATCTTTTAAAATAATAAAACCGTCATTCACTACGTACTTAATATCCAGCTGTCCCAATACCTTATTGAGTACGCTACCTAATTCCTCATCCTTTGCCCGGGCGCTTACTTTCGTGTCCATGGCAATGTGATTGGAGCTGTACACAAATTTTACATTAGTTTTATTTTTGATCTGGCTGAGCACATTGCGCAGACTTACATCATCCGCCTGTAGCGAGATCTTTTTATTTAGAATACTCTGGGCATAGACCATCTTCCCGCAGAGACAGACGAGCAGCGTCATCCGCAGGCCTCTGGTGATAAAAGCTTTTACACTCATAGACGAATTACTTTGTAGATTTCTGGTTGATTAAGGCAAAGCATTCCCTGACCACGTCAGCGCGTAGTGCATGCAGGGGCATCTTTTTTTTTAAAACAGGGATTACATCCTGTACTGTTGAAGTTGTAGTATTAGTGAAGCTACTGTCATAGGCAATTGTTTTTTTGTGTGATACTTCCTGATCCTGGTTGATAGTTCATGACGACTTATTTTTTTGGTTGCATTGTTACAGTCTTCCCTTTGATTGTCACCTCCAGGTTGAGTGCCTGACTAATCATCTCCATCGTTGTGTTTAAAGACTGGTCTGTCAAATCTGCTGTGAACAGACTGTTGGCGATAGCAGTGTCGCCGGTTTGTATATCTATTTCAAATTTCTTTTCTATACGTTGAATCACATCTTCCATGCTGGCATCATTGAATGCCATGTCGTATTCTGTTCCTTTTGTCAATTCATGTACTGCTTCTCTGGTGGCGTGACCTTTCGTCACAGTGGCCTGTGCTTCTGAATACACGGCGTTTTCATGTTCAATTAATATGTTTTCACCATTGAGAGATACAGCACCGGTGAGCACAGAGATGGCTACTTGCTGCCCGGTTTTCTTTATATTAAAACTTGTCCCTAATACTTTGGTAGTAAGCGATCCGCAATAAATGAGGAAAGGATGATTGGCATCTTTCGTTACTTCAAACAGGGCTTCTCCATCTAATGTTACCGCTCTTTCCGGGCCACCAAATTTTACGGGAAACACCAGTTTGCTTTCTCCTTTTAACCACACAATAGTGCCATCAGATAAGATCTGTTTTGTAATCTTACCTTCCACACTGGTAGCATAGGTTTTACGATGTGGTGCTACCAGGTTAAGCAAAGTCGTTTTGAAAATATACCCTGCTACAATCAGTAAAGCCACTGCAGCAGCAACTTTGAATAAATAAAATACAGGTCGTTTGTGTTCAATACGTTGCTGCAATCGCCTGAACGTCGCATCTTTTGAAGCCTGCAACTCCTCGGGCGACAAACTGTCGAATGCCGTTTTATCTTCCATTGCATCCAGCCATGCTTCCAGCTGCTCATTTGGCTGACCGGCGGTATATTGATCGAGAATATGTTTGAAATCCTTACTATTCATCAAACCTGTTTTCTATATAGTAAGTAAACTGAGAGAGGGCAAACACCCAATGACAATCAAAATATTTTTTAAAACAGCCAGAAATATTCCCTGAAGGCGATACGCAGGTGCTTCAAGGCCCTTGTCAGGTGGTTTTCCACAGTCTTGTGCGAAATGTTTAGGGTAGTGGCTATATCCTGTATAGACCGGTGCTCATTCCGGCTCATGCGATATACCTGCTGGCATTTTTCAGGAAGGCGCGATACTTCCTTTTCTACGGCATTCAACAGGTCTGTATATTCTATATATTGTTCATTACTATGGTCGGCACCCACAAATTGTGCATAACTGCTGGCATAAGCTCTCCGTACCTTGTCCGCCTTCATATAATTAAACAGCTGGTATTTGACGGCGGTAAATAAATAAGCATTGAGTGAATGGGTGAGCGTCAATTCTGCGCGGCGGTTCCAGAGAGAAAAAAATACTTCCTGAATAATCTCTTCGGTCACTTCCCTAGATTTCAACCTGTTGTACACATAGGCAAATAACCGGGGCCAATATTCATTGTATATAACTTCGTACGCATCCTGATCGTCCTTTATTAATAGGGCAATACTATCAGCTTCACTGTATGTATTTGTTTTTTTAATAATATTGACAATTTTGGCTGAAAGAAGTAGTTGATACTATAAACAAACAAAAAAAAATCAATAATTCATAGCCATTTAGGTATTTTTTTAGGTATTTGACAAAATTTTTCAATAAAAAATCCCCTTCTGTTTATTGACGGAAGGGGATTTTTTGTACTATAATTACAAAATATCAGAAATCTACTTTAGCAAAACAAATGTAACTTCTATACACACAAGGTACCAACACCGTCCTTCCACTAATCTGCTTACCATACCTTGGCATCCAGGTAAATCCTTTATCCAAATTTCTCAGGGTTGGTTTGGTTGAGGTAGTGCCATCCGGCTCAACGCCTTTATCAGTCACCATAAAATCTCTTCTGTTCAGTTCATTGTACAGGAAGCGCAATTCACTACCGATATTCACCATCAGGTAAGACAGGTTTAAATCTGACCCGTCGTCGAACTGACTCTTGTCGATAATATTGCTCCACAGCAGGTTGCCCTCATCATCCACTGACATCACAGCGATGTTGTCATAGTGGTACCTGTTCCCCATATTATAGTTATTATACCATGGGTTGTAATACCATGGAGAATATGGAGAATAATAGTAAGGCGTATACATACCATAAGGACCATACATGTAATTCCATCTGTTCCATGGCTGGTTGTTCCGGGAGGTCGTATAGAAAGATTCTGCGGTCAGAATGAATCCACCATTTTTGGTGTTGATGATCTTTCTGATGAAGTAATCATTGAAAGCAGCGTTGGTAGAAGATTCTCCCTTCGCCCTGCTTTTCATTTCCGGTGCAAACACCACTTCTTTTTCATATAACAGGGTCTTGGCAGCGTAGTCGTACTTACTTACATACAAACCTTCCACATTGCCCCGTTTCTGCCTGTAATAAAAAGAAGTGACCAGTGCTTTGTGCGTGTTGTTATCAATCTTCA is a genomic window of Chitinophaga sp. LS1 containing:
- a CDS encoding FecR family protein; its protein translation is MNSKDFKHILDQYTAGQPNEQLEAWLDAMEDKTAFDSLSPEELQASKDATFRRLQQRIEHKRPVFYLFKVAAAVALLIVAGYIFKTTLLNLVAPHRKTYATSVEGKITKQILSDGTIVWLKGESKLVFPVKFGGPERAVTLDGEALFEVTKDANHPFLIYCGSLTTKVLGTSFNIKKTGQQVAISVLTGAVSLNGENILIEHENAVYSEAQATVTKGHATREAVHELTKGTEYDMAFNDASMEDVIQRIEKKFEIDIQTGDTAIANSLFTADLTDQSLNTTMEMISQALNLEVTIKGKTVTMQPKK
- a CDS encoding RNA polymerase sigma-70 factor, giving the protein MVNIIKKTNTYSEADSIALLIKDDQDAYEVIYNEYWPRLFAYVYNRLKSREVTEEIIQEVFFSLWNRRAELTLTHSLNAYLFTAVKYQLFNYMKADKVRRAYASSYAQFVGADHSNEQYIEYTDLLNAVEKEVSRLPEKCQQVYRMSRNEHRSIQDIATTLNISHKTVENHLTRALKHLRIAFREYFWLF